TAAAGAGGGATAGATGTATTTTTTATTCTTTTTTTCTTTAATCTTATCCCAATCTGAGAGGATGTTTATCGACTCAAGCGTTGCTTTTGCTGCGTCTGCTTCTCCTTTGACCTCAAACTCCTGTGTCTTACGATTTCCAAATACGGCAAGTATTGCTCCCGCCCTAAGGCTAAAAAGA
This Methanofastidiosum sp. DNA region includes the following protein-coding sequences:
- a CDS encoding uridine phosphorylase, with the translated sequence LFSLRAGAILAVFGNRKTQEFEVKGEADAAKATLESINILSDWDKIKEKKNKKYIYPSLI